The DNA window GTGCGCGCTTTGCACCGGCATTTTTCACGGCGTAGCCTGCAGTAAATCGCGCCGATTCTATGTGCATGGTTATGGTTACATCAAGACTGGACGGATATCCGATGTTTGCAGCGATTGCATGAAATGCAGCATCGCCCGTACTGTTTCCGGGTACGAAGCTGAAGAGCGCATTTCGGGTAAAGCCATGTATGCTGTTGTTGCCGTCATTCCGTGGAAGCGTATACAGCTCGTCGTCCACGCTGTACGTTGCGTTTCTCACTCTTCCCGCGAACGGTATCAGGGAGCAGGCTCCTCCATGCGTCGCTTTCCCGTCCGTGCTCTCTTTCAGTATTTCTTCACGATTCAGGACCAGTTTTCTTATCCATGCCCCTGTAGAGTCGACGATCGCAGCACTGTCTCCGTCCGAGATACGCACTTCATCCCCTTTGCCTGAAAGCACTTTCACACCTTTCCTGTCTTCCTTGCAGTGAACAGCACTGTTTCATACTCTTTTGTGATGCTTCCGCCGGGCATTTTGCAGATCAGTTTTCTTATCTCTCTGAAGAGATTGCTCCTTGTCTCTTCGTCAAGCATGATGTGATCGGAATATGTGGAGAGGAGCCTCACGTATGCATTTGCATCGTAAGATTCGGTAAAGTAGTAACTGCTTCGCCGTATTTCTCCAAACAGGCCGGATTTCTGCAGTTTGTCGTGGAATTCCATTGAAGAATTTTCCACCTGTTTGCGAAATGTCTCATGTGCTATTGCGGGCGCCTCTTCCTCATATGCACGTTGCAGTCTGTCGAATGCGTCCGCTGTTCTCTCCGTCATGACATGCGAATGCCAGAACACCGCAATGTGGCCACCCTCTTTCAACGCTCTGTTAACCTTTGCCAGCGATGTTCGGCTGTCAATCCAGTGAAACGATGTGGCGGCAAAGGCAAGATCATAATGGTTATCTGTCGTCTGCCATTCTTCGAAGGATGTATTCATGACATTCACGTCGTAGCCTGCCGCCTTTTCCACTGCGAATTTCGCCATGCGTTCTCCAATCTCAACTGCGTCTATGGAATATCCTCTTCTTGCAAAAGCCATCGTTGCTTTTCCGGTCCCGCATCCTATCTCCAGGAGTCTGGACTGTTTCTCAAGGCTGCACGCGAACACGATATCATCATACAGCTGGTCGGGATAACCCGGCCTCGCCAAGTCATATGTCGACGGGTCTACATCGAACGACATACGCAGCCTTTTCCGCTCCTCGTCCACACGCTCATAATGAAGGGTCCTGCTAAAACTTCTTTGGCCCCGCATACAGGCGGACCCGGCTTATGCCCTGTGCTCGCGTGGTTCCAACGCCAGGAACGCTTTCATGATTCTGGCGAAACGGGCATTCCCGGATGAAAAATTACATTAGCCCCTTGGTTTCTGACTAAGGTGGTGTTGGCAATGGTGGAGGTTGAGACGTTTGGTGTCGACGGGAGAACTCAATAGCATCGGTAATGACTTTGAACTTCAGCCTGATACGCTGAAGATATTAGCCGATTCATACAATTTTCCGGTAATGTTCTTTGTCAAGAACGAACTAATGACTTCTCCCGCGCTTTCTTACATGAACCGGGCTGCCGTCAGTCTCTTTGAAGGTATGGAAAAAATTGGTGAAGGCTTAGACATTACCATTCTTGCTTCAAAACTGTTTGGCGAGTCCAATGCGGCTGATATACTCAGTATTTTTTTTGAAAAAGGCGAATTTCGCGGAAGGGTTCAGCTGCGACTTCAGGAAAACGATCAGGCCGAAATCGTTCTGAAACGTCTGGATTCACGCAAAGCAGGAAGCATTGCATTCATGGTTATAGACAGGAGGGGTATTGATGAGGAAATACTCAGGAGCTATCCAGCAATGCTGCAACGTTTTGAACTCTCTTATAATATGACCAAACATGACATTCAGAATCACATCGCAGCCATTTCTTCCTATCTTGAATTATGCTTCAGGGATGAAAGCACCGAGGTGAGGAATCAGTATCTTGCCAGAATATCGGCGATAGTACAGGACATGACAAAATACATCCGAAATATGGGGGCAGCCACACCGAGCAGCGTGAAAGTCGAATGGCGCAGGATCGATGATATTGTCCGCTCTGGACTGTCCGATATTGCAATGGAAGGTGTGAAAGTAAGCATCGACTGTAATGATTTTGAAATGCCGTATACTCCTCTGCTCTCCAGGGTTTTTTACAATCTCGCCTATAACTCGCTCTGTCACGGAAAACATGTACGGGCAATAAGCGTGCATTGTGAGCACGAAGGGGACACACTCAGAGTAATATACAGGGATGACGGCCCGGGCATTAGCCCTTCGGTAAGGCCCAGGCTGTTTGCTCCACCGGCAAAAGGCGGGAAGCTGCATGCACTCTTCCTGATCAGGCAGATTCTGTTCCTTCACGGGTGCACGATCTCCGAAAAGGGGCAGTTTGGAAGCGGCGCACGTTTTGAAATCAGCATTCCGGAGTCACAATTCAGGAAGGACCGCGGCAAGTCTGGCAGCACCACCCCCTGATGGGATGTTCAGTAATTCCCATTCTGCATGTCTTTCAGGTACTCTTCCACAACTTCAAGCAATGTCCTCTCTCCAACGAGTGCGTATTTCAACCCGGCGCGTCTGGCAAGCTCACCGTCAATGTCATCCCTGTCTCCGATTACAAATTCATTTTCCGTATGGAGTTTATTCCTTGCAGCGTCAATGAGTCCCGTCGCAGGTTTCCGGCAGGCGCAACCGTCTTCAGGTTTATGAGGGCAGAAGAACAGCGCGTCGATATGGGCCCCGTCCACTGCAAGCTGACGTTCCATCTCCATGTTCACTTCCTCCATCTGCTCAACCGTGAAGTATCCCCTGCCTATTCCGGACTGATTGGTAATGACAATGACCCGTATCCCTGAATCGTTGAGTTTCCGTATACCCTCGGCCGCTCCCTTCATGAGCCTGACATCGTCACGAGAACTGCAGTAGGGAACGTCCTGGATTATCGTGTCGTCTCTGTCTATGAATACTGCAATGTTGGCCATTTGTCATCCTCCTCACAGTGAAACACTAGAGCTTCTTTGCCACTTCAAGACGTCGGGTGCAATATGCTGCATGTCCTCACTTACTCTTCCTCATTATGCGGACAATTTTGAAACCGGCCAGCCTGGAAAGCAACGTAATCGGCAATTCCGCCTCCACCCCGGTTCCCTGCAAAATCTGGAGGGCGCACTCCTCGCCGTCCGTGACTACAATGCTGTTATCCTTGTCCAGTGAACGCACTTCGCCGAATACGTGTCCTCCCATTTCCATCGACATCGCGAAAGTCTCCTTGGCAAAACTGTAACTGCCTCCGGCGCCGCAGCATCCTCCGCCAAGTATTTTTACCTCCGCTTCGGGTATGAGCCGCAGAAGTTCAAGCATCTTCACGTCATTTCCGAGAGC is part of the Candidatus Sysuiplasma acidicola genome and encodes:
- a CDS encoding HAMP domain-containing histidine kinase, translated to MRRLVSTGELNSIGNDFELQPDTLKILADSYNFPVMFFVKNELMTSPALSYMNRAAVSLFEGMEKIGEGLDITILASKLFGESNAADILSIFFEKGEFRGRVQLRLQENDQAEIVLKRLDSRKAGSIAFMVIDRRGIDEEILRSYPAMLQRFELSYNMTKHDIQNHIAAISSYLELCFRDESTEVRNQYLARISAIVQDMTKYIRNMGAATPSSVKVEWRRIDDIVRSGLSDIAMEGVKVSIDCNDFEMPYTPLLSRVFYNLAYNSLCHGKHVRAISVHCEHEGDTLRVIYRDDGPGISPSVRPRLFAPPAKGGKLHALFLIRQILFLHGCTISEKGQFGSGARFEISIPESQFRKDRGKSGSTTP
- a CDS encoding HAD family hydrolase, giving the protein MANIAVFIDRDDTIIQDVPYCSSRDDVRLMKGAAEGIRKLNDSGIRVIVITNQSGIGRGYFTVEQMEEVNMEMERQLAVDGAHIDALFFCPHKPEDGCACRKPATGLIDAARNKLHTENEFVIGDRDDIDGELARRAGLKYALVGERTLLEVVEEYLKDMQNGNY
- a CDS encoding aldose 1-epimerase, encoding MLSGKGDEVRISDGDSAAIVDSTGAWIRKLVLNREEILKESTDGKATHGGACSLIPFAGRVRNATYSVDDELYTLPRNDGNNSIHGFTRNALFSFVPGNSTGDAAFHAIAANIGYPSSLDVTITMHIESARFTAGYAVKNAGAKRAPLVIGCHPYFLCKRPWKLFHEEHLERLVMTDTYFPDGTTKTADFNTVQDMGSTAFDDCFRGGGMLTIRDDETEIRLKRNNMDYFLLYNGRYCENASVAIEPMTGAPDAFNNGIGLRMLDPGETFGCSFEIELRKR
- a CDS encoding class I SAM-dependent methyltransferase, which codes for MDEERKRLRMSFDVDPSTYDLARPGYPDQLYDDIVFACSLEKQSRLLEIGCGTGKATMAFARRGYSIDAVEIGERMAKFAVEKAAGYDVNVMNTSFEEWQTTDNHYDLAFAATSFHWIDSRTSLAKVNRALKEGGHIAVFWHSHVMTERTADAFDRLQRAYEEEAPAIAHETFRKQVENSSMEFHDKLQKSGLFGEIRRSSYYFTESYDANAYVRLLSTYSDHIMLDEETRSNLFREIRKLICKMPGGSITKEYETVLFTARKTGKV